The following nucleotide sequence is from Acidobacteriota bacterium.
CGAGTGCCGCCCTCCATGAGATCCCGTCCGAAAGGCCCCGCGAACCGAGGGAGGAGCTTCGACTTCAGGCCTTTTCAAGGCTCCCCTTGCGAATCTGTGCGTCTCGAAGGGTGGGGCAGGCCGCGTCGGACCGATTGCGTCGTCAGTCTTCGGCGTCTCGCTCCTTACGCACATCCCGGTACGCCTGCGTCGCGGCCGCCTCGGCTTCCTGGCTGGGGCTCCGGCCCACCGGCGCCGGGACGACGCTTTCTCCGCTTCGCTGCGAAAGTGAATCCAATATCGGCGTGGCACAGATTCTCGAGACGAACCCTTTTACAACACTCTCACGAAGAGGGCCTTGAGGTAGTCGCCCTCGGGGAAGCCGAGGAGGACGGGGTGGTCGGGCGCCTGCCCCCGGGCTTCGATCAGGTGGGCCCTGCGCCGGGAGCGCGCCGCGGCTTCGGCCACGAGGGTCCGGAAGGTCTCGCGGTCCACGTGGTAGGAGCAGGAGCAGGTGACGAGGAGGCCGCCCGGGCGGACGAGGGAGAAGGCGAGTTCGTTGAGGCGGCGGTAGGCCTTTTCGGCCTCGGTCAGGTGCTTCTTGGACTTGGCGAAGGCGGGGGGGTCGCAGACCACGGCGTCGAAGGAACGCCCCGCCCGCCTCAGGGCGGGCAGGACATCGAAGGCGTCTCCGTTGTGGACTTCGCACTCGGGCAGGCCGTTTCGGCTCAGGTCCTTTTCCACCGCCTGGCAGGCCGAGAGGGAGGCTTCCACGAAGGCGGCGGAGGCGGCCCCGTCGCGAAGGGCCGCCATGCCCCAGGCGCCTCGGTAGCAGAAAACGTCGAGCACGTCGGCTCCGGGAGGGAGGCGCTTCAGGAAGGCCCGCACGTTCTCGCGCTGGTCGAGGAAGAGGCCGGTCTTCTGGCTGGCGCCGAGGTCGAGCTCGAAGCGCAGGCCCAGGTACTCGGCGGACACCTCCGGCGCCTCGCCCTCGGGCTCCCACCGCACCTCACGGCGCAGGCCCTCCAGTTCGCGGGAGGGCGCGTCGTTTTTCCAGACGATCCGCCGCGGGTTCAGGAGCGACCGAAGGGCCGCACCGAGGCGGTCCGAAAGGGCCTCCATGCCGGCCGTGAGGACCTGGACCGCCAGGGTATCCCCGTACCGGTCCACGATCAGGCCGGGGAGCTCGTCGGCCTCTCCGAAGACGAGGCGCGCGCAGGCCTCCCCGGGATAGACCGCGTCCCGCCGGGCCGCCGCGGCGGCCAGCCTCGCTTCGAGCCAGTCGCCGGGAAGGGCGTCCGCCCCCCGTGCGAGCCAGCGCACGGCGATGAGGGTGCGAGGGTTGTAGGCCCCGACGCCGAGGGGCTCGCCGCCCGGCCCGTCCACGTGGACGAGGGAGCCGGGCTCCAGGGGCGGAACCTCCTGGAGTTCGTTGGAGAAAACCCACGGGTGGCCCGAGAGGACCCGCTTCAGGCGGCCTTTCTGGAGTCGGAGGCGGGGGGGCTTGTCGGGGGACGGGCTCATGACGGACTCCGCGAAGGAGCGCTCTCCAGAGCGCGACTCCGTCCCTTGAAAAGGCATTCGCCGCAGGACGTTCCGCTCGGCCTTGGAGAGGCCTCCCACCTTTCGATCAGTACGCCCGCGCCCAGATGACGCGCCGCGGGCTTTCGCCGCCGCAGACCAGGCACTTCCCCGCCTCGGCCGG
It contains:
- a CDS encoding class I SAM-dependent rRNA methyltransferase, which gives rise to MSPSPDKPPRLRLQKGRLKRVLSGHPWVFSNELQEVPPLEPGSLVHVDGPGGEPLGVGAYNPRTLIAVRWLARGADALPGDWLEARLAAAAARRDAVYPGEACARLVFGEADELPGLIVDRYGDTLAVQVLTAGMEALSDRLGAALRSLLNPRRIVWKNDAPSRELEGLRREVRWEPEGEAPEVSAEYLGLRFELDLGASQKTGLFLDQRENVRAFLKRLPPGADVLDVFCYRGAWGMAALRDGAASAAFVEASLSACQAVEKDLSRNGLPECEVHNGDAFDVLPALRRAGRSFDAVVCDPPAFAKSKKHLTEAEKAYRRLNELAFSLVRPGGLLVTCSCSYHVDRETFRTLVAEAAARSRRRAHLIEARGQAPDHPVLLGFPEGDYLKALFVRVL